Within the Leisingera thetidis genome, the region GTCAGCGCATCCTCTACCGTGATGGCCTCCCGCTCCGGTGTGGCGAGATCCGCATGTTCCGGGAACTGCGCCAGCAAGGGGGCGCTGGGCGGCGGCACCAGCCCCTGGGCCAGTGCGATGCCGTAGAGCAGGCTGACAATGCTCTTGCTGACCGAGCGCAGGTCGTGCAGTTCGCCAGGGCCGAACCGGCGGCTGCCCAGGGGGCTGCCCCAGCGCTCATCCTCACCGGCGAAATAGATCTCCGCCAGGATTTCGTTCTGCCGCTGCACCAGCACCCCGTGCAGGCCGGGCAGGTCTCCGGCGTCAACGGACGTTTGCAGCGAGTCTTCGATCTCTCCGCCGGCGGCGGCGGTTGCGGTCATGGCGGCGGTCAGGGCGAGCGGGCGCAGCAGGGTCATCGTGCAATCCTCTTTGAACATGCCTTTGCCGCATCAGTGGGGCAGCGGGCGCAGCGTTGCAAGCACCGCAATACGGGGAAAACTTGACATCCCGGCGCACCCGCGCGACAGGACGGGGATGATGACTTCGGTTTCCATGGTTGCCCTGGGCGGCGCTGCCGGGGCGGTGTGCCGCTATCTGGCCGGGCTGGGGGTGATCCGGCTCTTGGGCCATCACGATTTCCCGGTGGCGGTGATCACTGTCAATGTGATCGGCTCCTTCCTGATGGGGATGTTTGTGGTGGCCGCCGCGATGCGCGGGCTGACCCATCTGAGCCCCTTGGTGATGACCGGGCTGCTGGGCGGGTTCACCACCTTCTCGGCGTTCTCGCTGGAGACCGCCAACCTGATCGAGCGCGGCGCCTTCGGGCAGGCGGCGCTTTACGTTTGTTTGTCCGTGGGCCTGTCGGTCGGCGGCTTGTTTCTCGGCCTGATGGCCGCAAGGGGAGTGTTCGCATGAGCGGCGTTCAGATGATTACCGTCAGCGAAGACGACGGCGGCCAGCGCATCGACCGCTGGCTGCGGCGGCTGTTTCCGCATGTGAGCCAGGGCCGCATCGAGAAGATGTGCCGCAAGGGCGAGCTGCGGCTGGACGGCGGCCGGGTCAAGGCCAGCAGCCGCGTCGAGGCCGGGCAGGTGGTGCGGGTGCCGCCGCTGGCGGACAGCGACCTGAAACCGGCCGAGCCGCGCGCGATGCGGA harbors:
- the crcB gene encoding fluoride efflux transporter CrcB, whose protein sequence is MMTSVSMVALGGAAGAVCRYLAGLGVIRLLGHHDFPVAVITVNVIGSFLMGMFVVAAAMRGLTHLSPLVMTGLLGGFTTFSAFSLETANLIERGAFGQAALYVCLSVGLSVGGLFLGLMAARGVFA